In Humulus lupulus chromosome 6, drHumLupu1.1, whole genome shotgun sequence, a single genomic region encodes these proteins:
- the LOC133785820 gene encoding uncharacterized protein LOC133785820 yields MADMLKMIVASNIQTQVLLQGAHASLKNLENTMSQIVTSLSQSEPQNQGKLLSQPVRNPRENANAITLRDGKTYDPPTIPLPPIQSAQKDKDETPTTTLNPKPTIPTYVTTPPFPSRLRKTKKDEDEQEILETFRKVKFSKELCTNKRKLKGNEKVSVGENVSVVLQKKLLPKCKDPSTFTIPCTIDNKRIEICTLDLGASINVMPYSIYTYLILGPLEEMRVIIQLADHFNAYPRVVVEDVLVKVSELVFPVDFYILDTEDDSIPCSTPVLSGRPFLKTARTKIDVHEGTLTMEFDGEVIHFNIFEAMRYPSDVHSVSSIDILDSLSQRVLDLHEEDGLDVVLREPIDLKKYDVTTEVKEIVATLNSGGEVSKEVSFLELPVCHEQLQPSVKSPPKLELKPLPEHLKYVYLGEKETLPVIITTQLTQVQEDRLIRVL; encoded by the exons ATGGCGGATATGCTAAAAATGATAGTAGCCTCCAATATACAAACTCAAGTACTTCTTCAAGGCGCTCATGCATCCCTGAAAAATTTAGAGAACACTATGAGTCAAATTGTCACTTCATTAAGTCAAAGTGAGCCACAGAATCAAGGAAAATTACTTTCACAGCCTGTTCGGAACCCCAGGGAAAATGCTAATGCCATCACATTAAGAGATGGCAAGACTTATGATCCACCCACTATCCCATTACCTCCTATCCAATCTGCCCAAAAAGACAAAGAtgaaaccccaaccacaacacTCAACCCTAAACCAACTATTCCCACTTATGTCACTACTCCTCCATTTCCTAGTCGTTTGAGAAAGACAAAGAAAGATGAAGATGAACAGGAAATACTAGAGACTTTTCGCAAGGTTAAG TTTTCAAAGGAGTTATGCACCAATAAGAGGAAGCTAAAAGGGAATGAAAAGGTGAGTGTGGGGGAAAATGTTTCAGTGGTTCTTCAAAAGAAACTTCtaccaaagtgtaaggatcctaGCACCTTCACTATTCCTTGCACTATTGACAATAAAAGGATTGAAATATGTACTTTAGATTTGGGTGCTTCAATCAATGTAATGCCTTACTCTATTTATACCTATTTGATTTTGGGACCACTGGAAGAAATGAGGGTGATCATACAATTAGCGGATCATTTTAATGCCTATCCAAGGGTAGTAGTAGAGGATGTATTGGTTAAAGTAAGTGAATTGGTTTTTCCGGTGGACTTTTACATTCTTGATACGGAAGATGACTCAATTCCATGTTCTACACCAGTATTATCGGGAAGGCCATTCTTAAAGACAGCTAGAACTAAGATAGATGTTCATGAGGGAACTTTGACCATGGAGTTTGATGGTGAGGTGattcactttaatatttttgaggccATGCGGTATCCAAGTGATGTTCATTCAGTTTCTTCAATTGATATTCTGGACTCATTGTCACAAAGAGTTCTAGATTTACAtgaagaggatgggttagatGTTGTTTTGAGGGAACCAATAGACTTGAAGAAATATGATGTCACTACCGAAGTAAAGGAGATAGTGGCTACACTTAATAGTGGTGGAGAGGTTTCTAAAGAGGTATCATTCTTAGAGTTGCCTGTTTGTCATGAGCAACTTCAACCATCTGTTAAATCACCACCTAAGCTTGAATTAAAACCACTACCCGAGCATCtcaaatatgtttacttgggTGAGAAAGAGACATTGCCGGTTATTATCACCACACAACTTACCCAAGTACAAGAGGATCGTTTGATAAGGGTGCTTTAG